The DNA window TTGCCTCCGCCGATCACCAGACAGATTTCCAGGCCGGTGTCCTTCGCCGCCTTCACTTCCTCAGCAAGGCGCGCGACATAGGCCGGGTCAATCCCGTAATCCTGCTCGCCCATCAACACCTCACCTGAAAGTTTGAGCAAGACTCGGTTGTATTTGCGGGGCGAAGCTTGAAGGGTCATGGGAAAAGGAGAATCCATCTGATTTCGAGTTGCGGAATGCCTTAGCCGCACTGCCCCCAATCGCAAAGCGCCGATGCGCGCAAAAGGAAAGCCTGAGAAAGCAACGCGGAGAAAATTGAAGCCGCGCATTTTGCTTGTGCTGCTGTTACTGTGTGCAGCAGGTGTCGCAGTGAAAGCTGAAGACGGCACAATGGCTATGCCGTCGGTCGAGCATACGGCCTTCGGGCTCAAAAACTATCCCGACAATGCTGTACCCTTCACCATCGCACTTATTACCGAGTTCCATATGGCCGGACCGTATATACCGCCTGAACTGCTTGAGATAATTGTCGGCCAGATCATCCATTCAAAGCCTTAGGTTTGCGTGATAGAAGCAAGGCCAAAGGATTCCTCTGAAGGAGCGGGAGAGGCGAGATGTTTAAGAAGTTTGCAATTGGTTTGGTAGCAATCGGCGCGATTGGTGCTGCCTTGGCTCTGCTTTTCCAACAGCAAGTCGGGTCGGCCATATTTGAACGCGCGGTAGAACAGCGCAGCGGGCGTGACAGCATGGCGAGCCTGGCGGACGGCCTCCATATCGGCATGTGCGGTACAGGATCGCCGTTTCCCAATCCTGACCGCGCCGGCCCATGCAATATAGTGATAGCGGGTAATCAGATGTTCGTGGTCGACATTGGCGAAGGCGGTGCGCGCAATCTTAATTTGATGGGCATTCCGCTGGGCAAGCTCGACGGGGTGCTGCTGACCCATTTCCATTCAGACCATATAGACGGCATGGGGCCGTTGATGCTGTTTCACTGGACGCAGGGCACCGCGACAGCGCCCCTGCCCGTTTACGGCCCGCAAGGCGTGGGCACAGTGGTCGACGGATTCAACCAAGCCTATTTGCTCGATCACGGATACCGCATCGCCCATCATGGCGAGGCAATCGTCCCGCCAACAGGCGGGGGCGCGGCGGCCATGCCCTTCACGATTGGCGCAAATTCAGTTGTCCTGCTGGAAAAAGATGGACTCAAAATCACCGCTTTCCCCGTCAACCACACACCGGTTTCGCCCGCAGTGGGCTTCCGCTTCGACTATAAAGGACGCTCAATCGTGATCAGCGGAGACACCGCTAAATCCGCCTCTCTAGAACGCGCAGCCAGCGGCGCGGATTTGCTGGTGCACGAAGCTCTCGCGCCCAATCTGGTGAACAATATGACCATCTCGCTCGACAAGGCAGGACAAACCAACACCGCGACAATCACCCGCGACATTCTCGACTACCATGCCTCCCCAGAGGAAGCTGCAGAATCGGCTCAAGTCGCGGGCGTGAAGCAGCTTGTGCTCAGCCACCTCGTCCCGCCTATCCCGAGTGCGTATTTCTATCCAGCGTTCCTCGGCGATGCGGCCAAAAAGTTTGATGGCCCGATCACCGTAGGAGAAGATGGCATGTTCTTCAGCCTTCCTGCTGGTGGAAAGGAGATTCAAAAGCGAACTCTCTTTTAGCGCATTTGCCCTTGTGTCACCGGAATCAAATGTGTCACCGGAATCAAAACGGGCAGAGTGACCAAGTCACCCTGCCCGCGCTAAATCATACTATCCAGTTGCTTAACCGCCAACAGCAGCCGCAACCTCCGCTGCGAAGTCGCTTTCTTCTTTCTCAATGCCTTCACCAAGTTGGAAGCGGACGTAATCGACCAGAGTGATTTCCTTGCCAGCATCTTTGCCAGCATTGGCAACCACGTCTGCAATCGCCGTTTTGTTGTCCATCACAAAAACCTGGCTGAGAAGTGCGTTTTCTTTGGCGAATTTCTTCACTGCGCCTTCAACCATTTTTTCCTGAACGTTCTCAGGCTTGCCGCTTTCAGCAGCTTTCTCTGCAGCAATCGCGCGCTCGCGCTCAATCATATCTGCGTCGAGGCCGTCAGCGTTCAGAGCTTGCGGGAATGCAGCAGCAATATGCATTGCCAATTGCTTACCCAAAGGCTCAAGCACGTCAGCGCCGGCTTCGCTTTCAAGCGCAACCAGGACACCGATCTTGCCGAGGCCTTCTGCAGCCGCGTTGTGGACGTAAGGAACGACAACGCCGTTCGTCACAGTCACGGTTTTCATCCGGCGGACCTGCTGGTTCTCACCGATTGTCGCAACATTGTTGGTCAGCTTTTCAGCAACGGTTCCGCCAGTCGGGTAAGCCGCCGCCTTCAAAGCTTCAACATCATCACCATCGACGCCGAGGCCTGCGGTGGTGGTGCTGCGAACGAAGTCCTGAAACTGCTCGTTCTTCGCAACAAAATCGGTTTCGGAGTTCACTTCGACAGCAACGCCGCGAGTGCCCTCAACAGCAACGCCAACGAGGCCTTCTGCCGCGGTGCGGCTTGATTTTTTCTGTGCAGTGGCGAGGCCCTTTGCACGAAGCGCGTCAACCGCTGCTTCGATATCGCCACCAGCTTCAGTCAGCGCCTTCTTGGCATCCATCATGCCAGCGCCGGTTTTCTCGCGCAGTGTTTTAACGTCAGCGACTGAAATTCCAGCCATTGCTTTATCCTTTCAAAATTTGCGGCGCCGGAAACTACCTGAATGGTTGACCCAAGCGGTAGAATATCCGGCGCGCTAGATCGCGCCTGCTTAGTTGCAAATGTCGCGCGAATATGATGCCCGAATGACCGGGCAGGAAAATTATGCTTCGACCGGTGGCTCTGCCATCGCGCCTATATCAACGCCTGAATCAGCGACATTACCGCCTTTGCCTGACATCGCAGCTTCAGCAATCGCATCGCAATACATACGTACGGCGCGGGCTGCGTCATCATTTGCTGGAACAGGGAATGCAATGCCCGAAGGATCAACGTTGGTGTCGAGAACCGCAACAACCGGAATACCCAATACGTTGGCTTCCTTAATTGCGAGTTCTTCCTTGTTGGCGTCGATCACGAACATCACTTCAGGGATGCCGTTCATATCACGGATACCGCCTAGCGAAAGCTCAAGCTTGTCACGCTCACGAGTGAGCTGAAGGATTTCCTTCTTGGTCAGACCCGAGATTTCGCCTGAAAGCTGCTCTTCAAGAGTTTTCAGGCGGCGGATCGAACCGCTGATTGTTTTCCAGTTGGTCAGCATTCCGCCAAGCCAGCGGTGATTGACGAAGTGCTGGCCGGAACGGCGCGCTGCTTCAGCAATAGGCTCTTGCGCCTGACGCTTGGTTCCGACGAACAGAACTTTTCCGCCTGCGCGGGTTGTCGACTGAACGAATTCGAGAGCGCGCGCGAACAGCGGCACGGTCTGCGAAAGGTCGATAATGTGAACACCGTTGCGCGCGCCAAAAATATATGGCTTCATCCGCGGATTCCAGCGGTGTGTCTGGTGGCCGAAATGCGCTCCGGCCTCGATCAATTGCTGCATTGAGACGGTAGGTGCCGCCATAAGTAAATTCCTTCCGGTTATGCCTCTGAAAAGCTGGAACCGTGAGGTGAACCCTCTGCGGCACCGGTATGTGTGCTTTCCATGTGGATTTCCGCCTTTCCGAACGACCGATTATCGACCGTCTTCGTTGCGGATGCGCGCCCATAGCGCTGTCTGATTCAAAAATCCAGACTCAATTCGTCGCGAAAATAAGGACATCCAGCGCAGAACACGCTTGACACCTCGGAACAAATAGAGAACAAAGGTTCAAGCGGTGGAACAAATTTCGTCCTCCGCATTTTATACCACGATATCCACAGGCTCTCAACAGGCTTGTGAACACCGTTAGAGACGAATTTGAGGTATTCCAAATGATTGCATTCACCCTAGTCGCACTGTTCGGAACAGCTGGCATTTTTGCAGCATTTTCGTTGGCTGAGAGCGCGATCAAGGGCGTTGCGGCTTACAAAAAGCTGAGCCGCGAAATGCGACGTGCCAGAGCTACCCGGCCAGCTTTGATTTCAATCTCAGAAAACGCGGCGTGTTCGCAGCGAGTTGATCCAGCAAGCCTTCCCCGCAACATCCGTCTGCACAGCCGGAAATTTCGAAATACAGCTAGTCCGGCAAATTGCTCGCAGCGTTTGCCCGCTGCCGCTTGATCTTGCTGTAGCGAATTACACCAAGCGGCATCAACGCGAGGTAACCGGCGCAAATTACCGACAGGGTCCACCACGGCTCCATCAGCAATGCGGTAAATAAGAGTCCGATAAAGGCGATGAGTTCAAGCCGAACATTCCGCCTAGGCCGTATCGATGTCCAACTCAGCGTCGCAATGTTGGAAATCATCAGAAATGCGATCGCCAGCATCCACGCTGCGTTGAGCCACGGGTCGCGGAATTCAGCAAAGCCCGTCGCCATCCACAAATAAAATGGCAAGAACGCTACACCAGCAGCAACCGGCGCCGGAATTCCCGTTAGAAAGCCGGCCGACTTATGCGGCTGCTCGTCGGTATCGATCTGAGCGTTGAAACGCGCCAGACGCAGCGCGCAGCAGATCGCAAATGCCAGAGACGCGAACCAGCCAACTCTTGGCAGGTCCTGCAGCGTCCACAAATAGAAAATGATCGCAGGTGCCATTCCGAAAGATAGCGAATCGGCCAAGCTGTCTAACTCAGCGCCAAACCGCGATTGCGCCTTCAGCAGACGGGCAATACGACCATCAATACCGTCAAGAACGCCAGCAAGAATAATCGCCAAAATTGCCGCCGACCAATCGCCAGATATTGCAAATTTGATCCCGGTCAGGCCAGAACAAAGCGCTGCTGCTGTAATCGCATTAGGAACCACCGCGCGAAGCGGAAGCCCCTTGATCCGGCGCCCCGTAAACGGCGTTTCATCCTCTGCTGACTTCGGGCCAATACGTGGATCTTCGTCATGCTTGGGTTCTACGCTCATTGGGAAACGCCTTCTAAAAGTTTCTGTTCGCCCAATTCCGCGAGCACGGTTTCACCTGCTATAGTTCTTTGGCCCAGCATCACTTTGGCGCTGGTGCCCGCCGGTAGATAAACATCAACACGGCTGCCGAACCGTATCAGCCCCACACGCTGTCCGCTGGCGACCATATCTCCCGGTTTGACAAAGGGGATAATCCGGCGTGCAACCAGCCCTGCGATCTGGGTAAATCCGATTAACAGGCCATCGCTGCGTTCAATCAATATATGTTGGCGTTCATTTTCGTCGCTGGCCTTGTCGAGGTCAGCATTCAAGAACCGGCCGGGAATATAAACCAATCTTCGAACCGAACCGGAAATCGGCGCACGGTTGATATGCACATCAAACACGCTCATGAAAATCGATATCCTGGTCACCTGGCCCGGAATCAAACCGGGAGCGCCCGTTCCATCCTCACCGATCAATTCTGCCGGTGGGTCAACCTGTGTAATCATAGACACTTGCCCGTCAGCGGGAGAAATTATCGCCCTATCATCTTGAGGGACAACGCGTTCGGGATCTCGAAAAAACGCAAGGATACCGGCGGTTAACCCAGCCAAAGGCCAACCGATGATGCCTACGCCAAATAAGAAAAACACCGCTGCAAGTGCACCCGCAATCGCGCCGAACTTACGGCCTTCGGGATGAATAGAGGGCCATTGCCAGCCCGCTTCACCGCGCCCCTGATTGTCTAGAAGATCACCTGCCATTGGTCCCATTTAGGGCCTTGAGCGTTTTGTCACAAGCCACTGGCTCGATTCAACCCATTGGCCGGACTAGCCCACTTTGCGGACAAATACCGTACCTGCTGAATAGCCAGCACCGAAACTGCAGATCAGCCCTGTATCGCCATCCTTCAGGTCGGCACCATGTAAATGGAATGCGATAATCGAACCAGCGCTCGACGTATTGCCGTATGAATCAAGCACAGTCGGGCTCTCATCCTCGTTCGCCTCATGTCCTAGAACGCGGTGCGCGATCAGCCGGTTCATACCGGTGTTGGCCTGGTGCAGCCACATCCGGCGCAGTCCAGTGGGATCGATTTCCAACCGCTCTGCCTCGTCCACAATCATTTGTGCGACCATCGGGACGACTTCTTTGAAGACCTTGCGCCCCTCCTGAACGAACAGTTTGTCCGCGTTACCAGCGGTTTCAGGGTGAGCACGGTTTAAAAAGCCAAAATTGTTGCGGATGTTGTTGGAAAAAACCGTCTTCAGCTTGGTGCCTAGAATATCCCAATGCTGCGCTGGCGCGATAGACGAATCTTCGACCAGTACCGCCGTTGCGACATCACCAAATATGAAATGGCTGTCCCGGTCGCGCCAATTGAGATGGCCACTGGTGATTTCCGGACTCACCACCAAAACCGAGCGCGCATTGCCCGAGCGGACATAATCCGCAGCCGTTTGAATGCCGAAGGTTGCAGACGAACACGCAACATTCATATCAAATCCAAAACCATCGATTCCCAGAGCCTGCTGGATTTCAATCGCCATCGCCGGATAGGCGCGCTCCATATTCGAGGCTGCGCACAGAACCGCATCGACATCTTTCGCGTCGCGGCCGGCGCGTTCCAAAGCTTCCTTGGCGGCAATCACCCCGATCTCAGCAAGAACCGAGATTTCATCATTGCTACGTTCCGGCCAACGTGGGGCCATTGTATCGATGTCGAGGATCGGGGCTTTCGACATAACGTGCCGTGCCTTTATGCCGCTCGCTTTCTCGATGAATTCTACAGAACTGGCGGACAACGACTCGACCTCGCCGGCGGCAATCGCATCTGCGTTATCGGCATTGAACTTCGCCACATACGCGTTGAAGCTTTCGACAAGTTCCGCGTTGGAGATGCTCTCCTGAGGGGTGAACAAACCGGTCGATGAAATTACAGGGTGATGTGTTGGTTGCATGGCTTTCCCACTACTGCGCCAAATGCCCAGCGGCAAGATTCAAGATAGCAAAGAGAAAGGGCCGCCTGCGCAATGCAAGCGACCCCTTCCGATTTCAAAGCTAATGGAACTTAGAACTTGGTACGCAGTGTCAAACCATAGCTGCGTGGTTCCTGGATAAATGCCGAACGCGAACCGGACCGTAGAACGGTGTTGAATGTAACACCGCGTGTGATCTGGTTGGTCACGTTTACAGCGAACAGTTCCAGCGCCCAGCGGTCATCTTGCGAACCGATACCGGCACGAAGGTTCAGCTTGACGTTACCGTCTTGAATATCAAACGGAACCAATACTCTGGACGTCGCGATTGCTGGGTCAAACGCTTGCGTCGAAGTCCGGCTATCCGAAGTCATACGGCCCTGGGCGGTGATGAAGAAATCCAGGGAATCGCCCAGATCACGTTCATAGGTCGCACCCATGATACCGACAATTTCAGGCGCATTGGTAAGCGAGTTTCCGCAAAGGTTTGTCACGTTAATCGCTGTTTGCGTACCCGCACAATCCGATGGGTAGTTTGCGTCGGTATAGGTCAAACCTGTGTTGATCGTCAGGCTGTCGCTTGGCCGAATAGTCGCCTCGATTTCAACACCTTGCGTGTTCGCTTTGGGAACGTTGAAGGTTTGGAATTGAGCCCCGGTGAATTCAAGAACCTGGAAGTTTTTAAACTCTTCGCGGAACGCAGCAATATTCAGCGTCACGGCATTGTCGATCAACTTCGCTTTCAAGCCGACTTCATAGGCATCTACAATTTCCGAAGCGAAGCGTGGGTCCGCCCCGCCAGCAGCGGCTGTTGAATCGAGGTTGAAGCCGCCTGATTTGTAACCGTGCGTGAAGCTGGCATAGACATTGACCGGATCGGCAAATGCATAGCTGAGCTTACCAGTGTAAATCAGTTCGTTGTCTTTGAACTTCGAATTGAAGGTCCGTGGAAGCGGGAACACAGCAGCTTGCGGAAGATCAGCCGGAGCGGTGAAGGCAAAACAACCTGTGCCGAACACATTGTTAATCAAAGGCCCAGGAACGCCGCCTGCTCCGATAGACGCGAGGATCGCGGGACAGATTGCGTTGGTATTGTTACCCTGTGCAAACGAACCATCCTTGCTCTCGTCCGAATAACGCAAGCCAATGGTCAGGCTCAACGCGTCAGTGATATCGAAGGTATTGTGCGTGAACACAGACCAGCTCTTGCTGTTTTGTGCGTAGAGGTTTGTGTTGGTCGTTCCAGCAGGGTCAACGCCACCGGACAGAACGGTCAGAGGGTTTGCTCCCAAGGCGCCGCCGGTGGGTGCAAAGAACAGCGCCCCGATTAGTTCGCCATAATCCTGACCGAGCGAGAAGCTGACCGATTGTGAAATGTCTTCTGTCGAATAATATGCGCCAACAAGCCAGCTCAACCGTCCGTCAAGCGCATCACCTTGAACACGAAGTTCGTGGGTCATGGTTTCAATGCCAGTCAGGTTGGCATCAACATTGAACACATCGATACCGGAGAAATCGGAATCGTATTTCTCGAACGAGTCATATTCGCGATACGAACCGATATAGATGATGTCAGCCGAATCGCCGAGCGGGATTTCAATCTCCCCGGTTACGCCCCACTGATCAGCTTTCGTGATCGGTGCGAAATTGGCAGATGCGATCCGCGAATCTGCGGCAGCTTCTGCCGTGGTCTGGTCAAACCGGTCGGTTGCAACAACTGGGCCAGCCATACCGCCGCGTGGGCCTAGCCCAACGAGACCGAACAGACCGGCAGTTTCTACTGGAGACTGGAGCAATTCGATCGCTGCACCAAATGGTGCCTTGCTCTTCGAATAATCACCGATGATACGGCCACGGATGCCGCTATCGGTTTCCCAACCGAGTTGGCCTCTGATCAGATATTGATCAACACCGTTGGATTCACCAACGCGGGCACCAGTGCCATCAACTACAGTAATATAGCCATCACGTTCACGATAGGCACCAGTCACGCGGAGCGCGAGAGTGTCCTCAACCAGTGGAACGTTTACCGCGCCCTGCACGCTCATCAAATCGCGGTTGCCGTATGTCGCATTGGCGAAGCCGCCAAATTCCGACAGGTCAGGGCGTTTGTTGGTGATATTCAGCGCACCAGCCGAAGTGTTCCGGCCGAACAAAGTGCCCTGTGGGCCACGAAGAACCTCAACCCGTTCGATGTCGACAAATTCCGACAAAGCGATACCGGGGCGTGACTGATATGCACCATCCACGAAAACACCAACCGCGCTTTCAAAACCGATGTTGTTCGATGTCGTACCGACACCGCGAATACGGAGAACGACCGAGCCCGAAGATGTCTGTGCGTTCGAAGTCGAGAAGCTAGGGGAAACCTGAGTGATTTCTTGGACATTGACGACGCCCTGACGTTCCAGCTGAACCGGGCTAACCGCTGTAACAGCGATAGGAATGTCTTGAACATCTTCCGCCCGGCGCGTTGCGGTAACGATGATGATGTCCTCATCAACCATCTCTTCCTGTTCGCCGGCAGCGGAATCTTGTGCCTGAACGGTCCCCGCAGCACCAAGTGCCAATGTAAATGCCGTCGTACTAAGCAGAATCTTTCTCATTCTCTTCCCTTTTTAAAACCTGCCCTTTTGGGCATGTGTTTATGATGATCTAGCACCGAAGTTCGGAACACGTCCTCTGTTATTTACATCTAATGCATAGGTATGCCGCCGCACACAATGGCAATGAAGAGGTTGCCTGACGCAACTTATGAACACAGTGGCCAAAATGCATCAGTAGTTTTTGGGAGATTTAAGACTCCTGCAATCTCTTCATAATCGAACAGGATTGCACCGTTGGGCGAAGAACGAGCTCATTCCGTAACGGAAAATCTGACCTGCCCATCGCAAAGCTGGCAAGTGGTGGACAGGATAGGATTCGAACCTATGTACGCTTGCGCGGGCAGATTTACAGTCTGCTGCCTTTAACCACTCGGCCACCTGTCCACTGGCTTGCCTGAAGCGGGAAATTCCCGCTGTGCTGGTCATCACGAAAACGCGAGCTTACCTGCCGAGAGGCGCCCCAATGGCGAAGGCGCGCTTGCCTGTCAATGGGGCTGCTGGCATGGGCGACGCATCAGGCCGAATTTCCCGGCTTTCCAGACGCATCCGAAGGAGTTTTCATGGCCAGGCACAAGAAGGAACGCGCGCTGAGAGGGCGCGCCGGTAGAATGCAAGGCGGACGCGGGAGCGGTCGCGCTAGCTCAGGCCAAGTGCGCCTATGGGGCCGTCATGCAGTTGAGGCTGCGCTGAAAAACCCAGAACGCCAGCATCACAAGCTTTGGGCCGTACGAGAGGCGCTTGAGACTTTGGACGGAGAATTACCCGAAGGCTTTCCGGTTGAATATGCGCAGGCTGCCGATTTGGCTCGCCACGTGACCAAAGACACCCCGCACCAAGGTTTGGTGCTGGAATGCGCGCCTCTGGAAGATATTCATCTGGAGGATGTTCTAGGCGCGGGAGCGGACCGACCTCTGGTGATTCTCGATCAAGTCACTGATCCGCATAATGTGGGAGCGATTTTGCGATCTGCCGCCGCATTCGGAGCAGCAGCAATTGTAACGCAAGACCGCCATGCGCCTCCGGAATCAGGTGTTGTCGCCAAATCTGCTTCGGGCGCACTGGAAACAGTGCCGTGGGTGCGCGTTGTCAACTTGTCACGCGCGCTCGATGAAATTGCCGAGGCCGGATATTGGCGGATCGGCATGGCCGGAGAAGCCGAGGCAACTTTTGCAGAGGCGCTTCCAGCAGGTCCAATCGCGCTGGTAATGGGCGCGGAAGGCGAAGGCATGCGGCAAAACATTAAAGCGCATTGCGATTCGATCGCGCGGCTCCCGATCAGCAGTTCGATCGAAAGCTTAAACGTTTCTAATGCAGCGGCGATTGCGCTATATGCGATTGCGACGCGGGCATCTTAGCGCCCAGGCTAGGGGGATTTATGTTTGAGGCCAATATCAGGAAGCGGCTCTCCGCAACCATGCTGGTGGCAGCTTTGTCGGTGTTACTTACGGGATGCTTTGTAACGCCGGGCAAGTTCGATTCAACGCTCGTTCTGAATAAGGATGAAAGCTTCTCCTTCACCTACACGGGCGAGATATTTTTCTTGGGCCTCAGCCAGATGGCGCTGATGGGTAACGGGGGCGAGGCCGAATTCTCTGCCGGCGGCTGTTATGACGAGGAAACCTATGAGGAACGGGAATGCACCGCCGAGGAATTAGCCAAACAGCGCGCTGAATGGGAAGCTGATGCCGAAGATCGCAAAGCCGAGCAATTGAAGAAAACCAAAGAAATGGCAGCGATGCTGGGCGGCATTGACCCAACCGACCCAGAGGCCGGCAGGCAGCTTGCCACGAAATTGGAGCGCCAACTCGGATGGAATAAAGTCGAATATCTCGGCGATGGCGTGTTCAACGTCGATTTCGCGATCAGCGGAATGCTCAGCCACGACATCAGCTTTCCTGTGATTGAAAACCTACCCGTACCAACCCCTTTCGTTCAAGTTGTGTTGCGTAAGGGAAGTCAGGTCCGCGTCAATGCTCCGGCGTTTGCTGCCAGCGACACCGGAAACCCAATGGCGACTGGCATGCTTGGAATGATGGCCGGTCTAGGAGGTGCTTTGACAGAAAAGGATGATGAGAGCGCTGAAGAAGCAATTAATGGCATCCCCGTATTGGAGGGAACATTCTCCATTGTAACCGACGGCCAAATTCTCGCCAACAACACCGATGAAGGCCCTAGCGAATCTGCCGAAGGTCAGACCCTAATTTGGCAAGTTTCGCCTATGACCAAAGCTGCGCCGACTGCGCTTATT is part of the Pontixanthobacter gangjinensis genome and encodes:
- a CDS encoding beta-ketoacyl-ACP synthase III — protein: MQPTHHPVISSTGLFTPQESISNAELVESFNAYVAKFNADNADAIAAGEVESLSASSVEFIEKASGIKARHVMSKAPILDIDTMAPRWPERSNDEISVLAEIGVIAAKEALERAGRDAKDVDAVLCAASNMERAYPAMAIEIQQALGIDGFGFDMNVACSSATFGIQTAADYVRSGNARSVLVVSPEITSGHLNWRDRDSHFIFGDVATAVLVEDSSIAPAQHWDILGTKLKTVFSNNIRNNFGFLNRAHPETAGNADKLFVQEGRKVFKEVVPMVAQMIVDEAERLEIDPTGLRRMWLHQANTGMNRLIAHRVLGHEANEDESPTVLDSYGNTSSAGSIIAFHLHGADLKDGDTGLICSFGAGYSAGTVFVRKVG
- a CDS encoding MBL fold metallo-hydrolase — encoded protein: MFKKFAIGLVAIGAIGAALALLFQQQVGSAIFERAVEQRSGRDSMASLADGLHIGMCGTGSPFPNPDRAGPCNIVIAGNQMFVVDIGEGGARNLNLMGIPLGKLDGVLLTHFHSDHIDGMGPLMLFHWTQGTATAPLPVYGPQGVGTVVDGFNQAYLLDHGYRIAHHGEAIVPPTGGGAAAMPFTIGANSVVLLEKDGLKITAFPVNHTPVSPAVGFRFDYKGRSIVISGDTAKSASLERAASGADLLVHEALAPNLVNNMTISLDKAGQTNTATITRDILDYHASPEEAAESAQVAGVKQLVLSHLVPPIPSAYFYPAFLGDAAKKFDGPITVGEDGMFFSLPAGGKEIQKRTLF
- a CDS encoding phosphatidylserine decarboxylase, producing MAGDLLDNQGRGEAGWQWPSIHPEGRKFGAIAGALAAVFFLFGVGIIGWPLAGLTAGILAFFRDPERVVPQDDRAIISPADGQVSMITQVDPPAELIGEDGTGAPGLIPGQVTRISIFMSVFDVHINRAPISGSVRRLVYIPGRFLNADLDKASDENERQHILIERSDGLLIGFTQIAGLVARRIIPFVKPGDMVASGQRVGLIRFGSRVDVYLPAGTSAKVMLGQRTIAGETVLAELGEQKLLEGVSQ
- a CDS encoding TonB-dependent receptor, which gives rise to MRKILLSTTAFTLALGAAGTVQAQDSAAGEQEEMVDEDIIIVTATRRAEDVQDIPIAVTAVSPVQLERQGVVNVQEITQVSPSFSTSNAQTSSGSVVLRIRGVGTTSNNIGFESAVGVFVDGAYQSRPGIALSEFVDIERVEVLRGPQGTLFGRNTSAGALNITNKRPDLSEFGGFANATYGNRDLMSVQGAVNVPLVEDTLALRVTGAYRERDGYITVVDGTGARVGESNGVDQYLIRGQLGWETDSGIRGRIIGDYSKSKAPFGAAIELLQSPVETAGLFGLVGLGPRGGMAGPVVATDRFDQTTAEAAADSRIASANFAPITKADQWGVTGEIEIPLGDSADIIYIGSYREYDSFEKYDSDFSGIDVFNVDANLTGIETMTHELRVQGDALDGRLSWLVGAYYSTEDISQSVSFSLGQDYGELIGALFFAPTGGALGANPLTVLSGGVDPAGTTNTNLYAQNSKSWSVFTHNTFDITDALSLTIGLRYSDESKDGSFAQGNNTNAICPAILASIGAGGVPGPLINNVFGTGCFAFTAPADLPQAAVFPLPRTFNSKFKDNELIYTGKLSYAFADPVNVYASFTHGYKSGGFNLDSTAAAGGADPRFASEIVDAYEVGLKAKLIDNAVTLNIAAFREEFKNFQVLEFTGAQFQTFNVPKANTQGVEIEATIRPSDSLTINTGLTYTDANYPSDCAGTQTAINVTNLCGNSLTNAPEIVGIMGATYERDLGDSLDFFITAQGRMTSDSRTSTQAFDPAIATSRVLVPFDIQDGNVKLNLRAGIGSQDDRWALELFAVNVTNQITRGVTFNTVLRSGSRSAFIQEPRSYGLTLRTKF
- the pssA gene encoding CDP-diacylglycerol--serine O-phosphatidyltransferase, coding for MSVEPKHDEDPRIGPKSAEDETPFTGRRIKGLPLRAVVPNAITAAALCSGLTGIKFAISGDWSAAILAIILAGVLDGIDGRIARLLKAQSRFGAELDSLADSLSFGMAPAIIFYLWTLQDLPRVGWFASLAFAICCALRLARFNAQIDTDEQPHKSAGFLTGIPAPVAAGVAFLPFYLWMATGFAEFRDPWLNAAWMLAIAFLMISNIATLSWTSIRPRRNVRLELIAFIGLLFTALLMEPWWTLSVICAGYLALMPLGVIRYSKIKRQRANAASNLPD
- the rpsB gene encoding 30S ribosomal protein S2, coding for MAAPTVSMQQLIEAGAHFGHQTHRWNPRMKPYIFGARNGVHIIDLSQTVPLFARALEFVQSTTRAGGKVLFVGTKRQAQEPIAEAARRSGQHFVNHRWLGGMLTNWKTISGSIRRLKTLEEQLSGEISGLTKKEILQLTRERDKLELSLGGIRDMNGIPEVMFVIDANKEELAIKEANVLGIPVVAVLDTNVDPSGIAFPVPANDDAARAVRMYCDAIAEAAMSGKGGNVADSGVDIGAMAEPPVEA
- the rlmB gene encoding 23S rRNA (guanosine(2251)-2'-O)-methyltransferase RlmB, producing MARHKKERALRGRAGRMQGGRGSGRASSGQVRLWGRHAVEAALKNPERQHHKLWAVREALETLDGELPEGFPVEYAQAADLARHVTKDTPHQGLVLECAPLEDIHLEDVLGAGADRPLVILDQVTDPHNVGAILRSAAAFGAAAIVTQDRHAPPESGVVAKSASGALETVPWVRVVNLSRALDEIAEAGYWRIGMAGEAEATFAEALPAGPIALVMGAEGEGMRQNIKAHCDSIARLPISSSIESLNVSNAAAIALYAIATRAS
- the tsf gene encoding translation elongation factor Ts, which encodes MAGISVADVKTLREKTGAGMMDAKKALTEAGGDIEAAVDALRAKGLATAQKKSSRTAAEGLVGVAVEGTRGVAVEVNSETDFVAKNEQFQDFVRSTTTAGLGVDGDDVEALKAAAYPTGGTVAEKLTNNVATIGENQQVRRMKTVTVTNGVVVPYVHNAAAEGLGKIGVLVALESEAGADVLEPLGKQLAMHIAAAFPQALNADGLDADMIERERAIAAEKAAESGKPENVQEKMVEGAVKKFAKENALLSQVFVMDNKTAIADVVANAGKDAGKEITLVDYVRFQLGEGIEKEESDFAAEVAAAVGG